The proteins below come from a single Halobacillus salinarum genomic window:
- a CDS encoding glycoside hydrolase family 31 protein, whose translation MITTIRFTLDRINDNELIFKGEEQQVHLYILEEGLFRVYSRFDELYSQRKTWAVAPGMTDVPFEGRDRFDLTPFHLPAYEVKEEKEKVHIWTNSLKATVHLNGFFIDWYTKRGSDWVKIAGDRKTQSYNFNKQLGDGVYHYMERTPEERYYGLGEKSGEMNRHHKRYQMRTIDAMGYDAERTDPLYKFIPFYLVHSQETSTSYGIYYDNYADSVFDMGAELDNYHGLYRYYQSKKGDLDYYFMLGPSISDVVKTYTWLTGKMIFPPKWSLGYSGSTMTYTDAPDAQEQLKKFVEACKQFDIPCDSFQLSSGYTSKGDKRYVFNWNTSKVPDPVGMNEHFHEHGIAVCANIKPVLLDDHPFYKEAAERGLFIKDHSGIHPEISQFWDALGSYLDFTNRDTITWWKEKVKETLLDYGIDSTWNDNNEYEVWDDRAVADGFGDPLPLSYLKPIQTLLMMKASYDAQKEHAPEKRPYLISRSGGPGLQRYVQTWSGDNFTEWKTIRYNLKMGLSLSLSGVYNFGHDVGGFAGKAPEPELFIRWIQNGIFHPRFTIHSWNEDQTVNVPWMYPDHVEEIRHWMKERVKWIPYLYHLLHEAHVNNEPMLTPTFYHFEQDEKTFEENDEFMVGRSLLIANVMDKGQTKRTVYLPDHAGGWYDINASEWYAGGEEVTVDAPLSKVPMFAQAGSVFPICDGDISFEHNSDQSRGLLVFPRRGDGEVEQSFYEDDGETLEYQENHCSWITVKTITTEEQVDVQVKVEGEYPLSYETISVYFPETEKRLIQVNQQPLDGKSIQLSMNDRTRGGK comes from the coding sequence TTGATTACGACTATTCGATTTACTTTAGATAGAATAAACGATAATGAATTGATATTTAAAGGGGAAGAACAGCAAGTCCATCTCTATATTTTAGAGGAAGGGCTTTTCCGGGTTTACAGCCGCTTTGATGAACTCTATTCCCAAAGGAAGACATGGGCGGTAGCGCCGGGTATGACGGATGTTCCATTTGAAGGAAGAGACCGATTTGATTTGACTCCTTTTCATCTGCCCGCCTACGAAGTCAAGGAAGAGAAAGAAAAGGTTCACATCTGGACAAACAGCTTGAAAGCTACGGTCCACTTAAATGGATTTTTCATCGATTGGTACACAAAGCGCGGTTCTGACTGGGTCAAAATCGCCGGTGATCGGAAAACGCAAAGCTATAATTTTAACAAGCAGCTCGGCGACGGCGTCTATCATTATATGGAGCGTACACCTGAAGAGCGCTACTACGGTCTCGGTGAAAAAAGCGGCGAGATGAACCGTCATCACAAGCGTTACCAAATGAGGACGATTGACGCGATGGGGTATGATGCCGAGCGGACGGATCCTTTGTATAAATTCATTCCGTTTTATCTCGTCCATTCGCAGGAAACTTCCACATCCTACGGGATCTACTATGACAATTATGCGGACAGTGTCTTTGATATGGGGGCAGAGCTTGATAACTACCATGGGCTGTACCGGTATTATCAGTCCAAAAAAGGCGACCTTGATTATTACTTTATGCTTGGCCCATCGATCAGTGACGTCGTAAAAACTTACACGTGGCTGACAGGAAAGATGATTTTCCCTCCTAAGTGGAGTCTCGGCTACTCAGGATCGACGATGACTTATACGGATGCTCCTGATGCCCAGGAACAGTTGAAAAAATTCGTAGAAGCCTGTAAGCAATTCGATATCCCTTGTGATTCATTTCAGTTGTCTTCCGGGTACACCTCTAAAGGGGATAAACGATACGTATTTAACTGGAATACTTCCAAAGTTCCAGACCCTGTTGGCATGAATGAACATTTTCATGAACACGGTATAGCCGTTTGTGCCAATATTAAGCCCGTTCTTTTGGATGATCATCCCTTCTATAAGGAGGCGGCTGAACGGGGCTTGTTTATTAAGGACCATTCCGGGATTCACCCGGAAATCTCTCAGTTCTGGGATGCCTTGGGTTCTTATCTTGATTTTACGAATAGAGACACCATTACGTGGTGGAAGGAAAAAGTAAAAGAGACGCTGCTTGATTACGGCATTGACTCCACCTGGAATGATAACAATGAATATGAAGTATGGGATGACCGGGCGGTCGCGGATGGTTTCGGTGATCCACTGCCGTTGTCTTATCTGAAACCGATTCAAACGCTGCTGATGATGAAGGCTTCCTACGATGCTCAAAAGGAGCATGCACCGGAAAAGCGGCCTTACTTAATTTCCCGATCAGGCGGTCCTGGACTACAGCGCTACGTACAGACGTGGTCCGGAGATAATTTTACGGAATGGAAAACCATTCGGTACAATTTGAAAATGGGGCTGAGCTTAAGCTTGTCCGGCGTTTATAATTTCGGCCATGATGTCGGCGGGTTTGCCGGCAAGGCTCCAGAACCTGAATTATTTATCCGCTGGATTCAAAATGGGATTTTTCACCCGAGGTTTACAATCCATTCCTGGAATGAAGATCAGACGGTAAACGTTCCGTGGATGTATCCTGACCACGTAGAGGAGATTCGTCACTGGATGAAGGAACGGGTCAAGTGGATTCCTTATTTGTACCATTTGCTCCACGAAGCTCATGTGAATAACGAGCCGATGCTAACACCAACCTTTTATCATTTTGAACAGGATGAAAAGACCTTTGAGGAAAATGATGAATTCATGGTTGGGCGCAGCTTATTAATCGCGAATGTCATGGACAAAGGACAGACGAAACGAACGGTTTATCTTCCTGATCATGCAGGCGGCTGGTATGATATCAATGCCTCCGAATGGTACGCAGGTGGAGAAGAAGTAACCGTCGATGCCCCGCTTTCCAAGGTGCCGATGTTTGCGCAGGCAGGATCCGTCTTTCCGATTTGTGATGGGGACATCTCCTTCGAGCATAACAGTGATCAGTCGCGTGGCCTGCTTGTGTTTCCAAGACGCGGAGATGGTGAAGTAGAGCAGTCCTTTTATGAAGATGATGGCGAAACGCTTGAATACCAGGAGAACCACTGCAGCTGGATCACGGTCAAAACCATTACGACAGAAGAGCAGGTAGACGTTCAAGTAAAGGTAGAGGGAGAGTATCCACTTTCTTATGAAACGATTTCCGTGTATTTTCCAGAGACGGAGAAAAGACTTATCCAAGTGAATCAGCAGCCTCTAGATGGAAAATCCATTCAATTGAGTATGAACGATAGGACTAGAGGAGGAAAATAA
- the uxaC gene encoding glucuronate isomerase yields MTAFITDDFLLTNDLARELYHDYAKDLPIIDFHNHLPPEEIANNDSFGTITDVWLGGDHYKWRLMRANGIDEHYITGGANHWEKFEAWAETVPNTLGNPLFHWTQMELKRYFDIDEILTKENAARIYETANEELKQSYMLPRSLLINNHVEFVGTTDDPADSLTHHADLAKDEFPVTVAPSFRPDKALDITSEYFLDWVHKLGKVTNKDISSFPLFIDALSGRIDYFAAHGCKASDHGISRMFFAEATEEDAASIFQKRLDDEPLTKHEVEQFQTYALKFLAERYCQKGWVMQFHLGPMRNNNTRMLKAAGKDSGFDSIGDELLAEPLSRFLDSLDMNEHLPKTILYCLNPRDNYILATMAGNFQDCSVPGKVQFGPAWWFNDHIDGMEDQMKILANVGLIKHFVGMLTDSRSFLSFSRHEYFRRILCDMMGRWAVSGRVPADTEWLGRYVQDISYYNAQRYFNL; encoded by the coding sequence ATGACTGCATTTATTACCGATGATTTTTTGCTCACGAATGATCTTGCACGCGAGCTTTATCACGATTATGCGAAAGACCTGCCGATTATCGATTTTCACAACCACTTGCCTCCCGAAGAAATTGCCAATAATGATTCATTTGGTACGATTACGGATGTGTGGCTTGGAGGAGACCACTATAAATGGCGTTTAATGCGGGCCAACGGCATCGATGAACATTATATTACCGGCGGTGCGAACCATTGGGAGAAGTTCGAAGCATGGGCGGAAACGGTTCCGAATACATTAGGCAACCCACTTTTTCACTGGACACAAATGGAGCTGAAACGATATTTTGATATTGACGAAATTCTTACTAAGGAAAATGCAGCGCGCATTTACGAGACGGCAAACGAGGAGCTCAAGCAGAGTTATATGCTTCCACGCAGTCTGTTGATTAATAACCACGTGGAATTTGTCGGCACAACGGATGACCCTGCCGATTCGCTGACTCACCATGCGGATCTCGCCAAGGATGAATTTCCGGTTACCGTTGCCCCTTCATTCAGACCTGATAAAGCTCTTGATATTACGAGCGAGTATTTTCTGGACTGGGTGCACAAGCTCGGGAAAGTAACGAACAAAGATATTTCCTCTTTTCCTCTGTTTATTGATGCACTGTCAGGACGGATCGACTATTTTGCAGCTCATGGCTGTAAGGCTTCGGATCACGGGATCAGCCGGATGTTTTTTGCCGAGGCGACAGAGGAAGATGCTGCTTCCATTTTTCAAAAACGACTGGATGATGAGCCGTTAACGAAGCATGAGGTGGAGCAGTTCCAGACGTATGCGCTGAAGTTCCTCGCCGAAAGATATTGCCAAAAAGGCTGGGTGATGCAGTTTCATCTCGGCCCGATGCGTAACAACAATACGCGGATGCTGAAAGCCGCCGGCAAAGACAGCGGCTTCGATTCGATTGGGGATGAGCTTCTTGCCGAGCCGCTCTCACGCTTTCTGGATTCCTTGGATATGAATGAGCACCTGCCAAAGACAATCTTGTACTGTTTAAATCCTCGTGACAATTATATTTTGGCCACGATGGCCGGGAACTTTCAGGATTGCAGTGTGCCGGGAAAAGTTCAGTTCGGCCCTGCCTGGTGGTTTAACGATCACATTGACGGCATGGAGGACCAAATGAAAATCCTTGCTAATGTGGGGTTAATTAAGCACTTTGTCGGGATGTTAACAGACTCGCGATCTTTTCTGTCTTTTTCCCGTCACGAGTACTTCCGGCGCATTCTTTGCGATATGATGGGCCGGTGGGCAGTAAGCGGCAGAGTCCCGGCTGATACAGAATGGCTCGGCCGCTATGTGCAGGATATATCTTACTATAATGCACAGCGATATTTTAACTTATAG